The Malus domestica chromosome 10, GDT2T_hap1 genome contains a region encoding:
- the LOC103446613 gene encoding universal stress protein PHOS32-like has product MASPRKSPLSEPGDRQSAAAIVVQPSSPRYPPSGTPTSGAQRRIGIAVDLSDESAFAVKWAVQNYLRPGDAVILLHVRPTSVLYGADWGATDVSIPEDQESQQKLEDDFDNFTVTKANDLARPLEEARTPYKIHIVKDHDMKERLCLEVERLGLSAVVMGSRGFGASKRTSKARLGSVSDYCVHHCVCPVIVVRFSDDKDDENDAEKQGKLDCPVVPEEEPEFHDALDKDADKAR; this is encoded by the exons ATGGCTTCTCCCCGAAAGAGCCCGTTATCAGAACCCGGAGATCGCCAGTCCGCCGCTGCAATCGTAGTCCAACCGTCGTCCCCTCGCTACCCTCCGAGCGGGACGCCCACCTCCGGAGCCCAGCGCCGAATCGGGATCGCCGTCGATCTCAGCGACGAGAGCGCCTTCGCCGTCAAATGGGCCGTCCAGAACTACCTCCGCCCTGGCGATGCTGTCATCCTCCTCCACGTCCGCCCCACTAGCGTCCTCTACGGCGCCGACTGGGGCGCCACCGACGTCTCCATCCCCGAAGACCAGGAGTCCCAGCAGAAGCTCGAGGACGATTTCGATAATTTCACCGTCACCAAGGCCAACGACCTCGCCAGGCCGCTCGAGGAGGCCAGGACGCCGTACAAGATCCACATAGTCAAGGACCACGACATGAAGGAGCGGTTGTGCTTGGAGGTCGAGAGGCTCGGCCTCAGCGCCGTCGTGATGGGCAGCCGGGGATTCGGGGCTTCGAAGCGGACCTCCAAGGCCAGGCTCGGCAGTGTCAGTGACTACTGTGTGCACCACTGCGTCTGTCCTGTTATCGTCGTGAGGTTCTCCGATGACAAGGATGATGAAAACGACGCTGAAAAGCAAGGTAAATTGGACTGCCCCGTCGTGCCTGAGGAGGAGCCGGAGTTTCATGACGCTTTGGATAAAG ACGCAGATAAGGCGCGCTGA
- the LOC103412509 gene encoding zinc finger protein CONSTANS-like, translating to MKKCELCDSAAKMYCESDQASLCWDCDVKVHGANFLVAKHSRTLLCQVCQSPTPWVGSGLKLCPTVSVCENCVNNNEGNHHQDEEEEEEEEEEEEEEEEEEDDEEEDEDEDEEQDDGDKDDDDDNQVVPWSCKPPPPVSSSSSSSREEECSSGSMSISRSTTRREPRLTRSNNQLNFK from the coding sequence atgaagaagtgcgaGCTGTGTGACTCTGCAGCAAAAATGTACTGCGAATCCGATCAAGCTAGCCTCTGCTGGGACTGCGATGTCAAAGTTCACGGCGCAAACTTTCTGGTGGCTAAGCATTCAAGAACTCTGCTCTGCCAAGTCTGCCAATCTCCGACCCCCTGGGTTGGCTCCGGTCTCAAGCTCTGTCCAACTGTTTCCGTTTGCGAGAATTGTGTCAATAATAATGAAGGAAATCATCAtcaagacgaagaagaagaagaagaagaagaagaagaagaagaagaagaagaagaagaagaagacgacgagGAAGAAGACGAGGACGAGGACGAGGAGCAGGATGATGGGGataaagatgatgatgatgacaacCAAGTTGTTCCATGGTCTTGTAAGCCTCCTCCGCCTGTGTCTTCAAGTTCTTCAAGCAGTAGGGAAGAAGAATGTTCCAGTGGAAGCATGAGCATATCCAGATCAACAACCAGAAGGGAACCCAGGTTGACCAGATCAAATAACCAACTTAATTTCAAGTGA
- the LOC103446610 gene encoding calcium-binding protein PBP1-like: MACRNGVIVFEDFFPAMVEKLGAEGFMEELSKGFRLLTDGEKGVITFESLKKNSVLLGLQGMSDEEIMCMLKEGDLDGDGTLDEMEFCTLMFRLSPAIMQSSEELLVEALDM, translated from the coding sequence ATGGCTTGTCGAAATGGGGTTATTGTGTTTGAAGATTTCTTTCCAGCAATGGTTGAGAAACTGGGAGCAGAAGGGTTTATGGAGGAGCTGTCGAAAGGGTTTCGGTTGctgacggacggagagaagggCGTGATCACGTTTgagagcttgaagaagaactcggtGTTGCTTGGATTGCAAGGCATGAGCGATGAGGAGATCATGTGCATGCTCAAGGAAGGTGATTTGGACGGTGATGGCACCTTGGATGAGATGGAATTTTGCACCCTCATGTTCAGATTGAGCCCTGCCATAATGCAAAGTTCTGAAGAATTATTGGTGGAAGCTTTAGATATGTAA
- the LOC103446608 gene encoding MADS-box protein AGL24-like isoform X3, with translation MMREKIKIRKIDYLRARQVTFSKRRRGDLKKAGELWILCESEAVVIIFSQTGKLFNFSSSRYGFYGRRLESSTLMSRKHGMLRIDLKQLPRRLKSFRNRRGFLTAKKLMKKEELG, from the exons ATGATGAGGGAGAAGATCAAGATCAGGAAGATCGACTACTTGCGAGCAAGGCAGGTGACCTTCTCAAAGAGGAGAAGAGGGGATTTGAAGAAAGCTGGAGAGCTATGGATTCTGTGTGAATCTGAAGCTGTTGTTATCATCTTTTCCCAAACTGGCAAGCTCTTTAATTTCTCAAGCTCCAG GTACGGATTTTATGGGAGGCGTCTAGAAAGTTCAACTTTGATGAGTCGAAAGCACGGGATGCTAAGGATCGACTTGAAACAGTTGCCTCGCAGGCTCAAAAG TTTCCGAAATAGAAGAGGGTTCTTGACGGCAAAGAAGCTGATGAAGAAGGAAGAATTGGGTTGA
- the LOC103446608 gene encoding probable transcription factor KAN4 isoform X5 — protein sequence MRDGAQWFVENTDIKLVGNDDPLQGEIAWNRTPRELGLSAYALQQLGGSHAATPNQIRELMKVDGLTNDEVKSHLQVRILWEASRKFNFDESKARDAKDRLETVASQAQKFPK from the exons ATGAGGGATGGAGCACAGTGGTTTGTGGAGAACACAGACATTAAACTTGTTG GAAATGATGACCCCCTCCAAGGAGAAATAGCATGGAATAGGACGCCACGAGAGCTTGGTCTTTCAGCTTATGCTCTTCAACAACTTGGTGGTTCACATG CTGCTACACCAAACCAAATTAGAGAATTAATGAAGGTTGATGGGCTTACTAATGATGAAGTCAAAAGCCATTTGCAG GTACGGATTTTATGGGAGGCGTCTAGAAAGTTCAACTTTGATGAGTCGAAAGCACGGGATGCTAAGGATCGACTTGAAACAGTTGCCTCGCAGGCTCAAAAG TTTCCGAAATAG
- the LOC103446608 gene encoding uncharacterized protein isoform X4, translating into MRDGAQWFVENTDIKLVGNDDPLQGEIAWNRTPRELGLSAYALQQLGGSHAATPNQIRELMKVDGLTNDEVKSHLQVRILWEASRKFNFDESKARDAKDRLETVASQAQKIAQF; encoded by the exons ATGAGGGATGGAGCACAGTGGTTTGTGGAGAACACAGACATTAAACTTGTTG GAAATGATGACCCCCTCCAAGGAGAAATAGCATGGAATAGGACGCCACGAGAGCTTGGTCTTTCAGCTTATGCTCTTCAACAACTTGGTGGTTCACATG CTGCTACACCAAACCAAATTAGAGAATTAATGAAGGTTGATGGGCTTACTAATGATGAAGTCAAAAGCCATTTGCAG GTACGGATTTTATGGGAGGCGTCTAGAAAGTTCAACTTTGATGAGTCGAAAGCACGGGATGCTAAGGATCGACTTGAAACAGTTGCCTCGCAGGCTCAAAAG ATTGCCCAGTTCTGA
- the LOC103446608 gene encoding transcription factor NIGT1-like isoform X1 produces the protein MRDGAQWFVENTDIKLVGNDDPLQGEIAWNRTPRELGLSAYALQQLGGSHAATPNQIRELMKVDGLTNDEVKSHLQFLSRNQLQHRFTLHFSRLAKENQRGSLAWVPSDSIDKDVVTGNHGSSDLGLLFAAFKSLSS, from the exons ATGAGGGATGGAGCACAGTGGTTTGTGGAGAACACAGACATTAAACTTGTTG GAAATGATGACCCCCTCCAAGGAGAAATAGCATGGAATAGGACGCCACGAGAGCTTGGTCTTTCAGCTTATGCTCTTCAACAACTTGGTGGTTCACATG CTGCTACACCAAACCAAATTAGAGAATTAATGAAGGTTGATGGGCTTACTAATGATGAAGTCAAAAGCCATTTGCAG TTTCTATCTCGCAACCAGCTACAACACCGATTCACCCTCCATTTCTCCCGCTtagcaaaagaaaatcaaagggGTTCACTAGCATGGGTTCCGTCGGATTCCATAGACAAGGACGTGGTGACCG GAAATCATGGTTCTTCGGATTTGGGGCTTTTGTTTGCAGCCTTCAAATCCCTATCTAGTTAA
- the LOC103446608 gene encoding uncharacterized protein isoform X2 encodes MRDGAQWFVENTDIKLVGNDDPLQGEIAWNRTPRELGLSAYALQQLGGSHAATPNQIRELMKVDGLTNDEVKSHLQVCIFDYPSVFNRNLADVNKILYNHDGNCKPFCMLILVVNLFTHTCDYPR; translated from the exons ATGAGGGATGGAGCACAGTGGTTTGTGGAGAACACAGACATTAAACTTGTTG GAAATGATGACCCCCTCCAAGGAGAAATAGCATGGAATAGGACGCCACGAGAGCTTGGTCTTTCAGCTTATGCTCTTCAACAACTTGGTGGTTCACATG CTGCTACACCAAACCAAATTAGAGAATTAATGAAGGTTGATGGGCTTACTAATGATGAAGTCAAAAGCCATTTGCAGGTTTGTATATTTGATTATCCATCTGTTTTTAATCGTAATTTGGCTGATGTGaataaaattttatacaatCATGACGGAAATTGCAAGCCATTTTGCATGCTAATATTAGTGGTGAATCTTTTTACACATACATGTGATTATCCtcgttaa